One stretch of Hevea brasiliensis isolate MT/VB/25A 57/8 chromosome 12, ASM3005281v1, whole genome shotgun sequence DNA includes these proteins:
- the LOC110655877 gene encoding protein PXR1: MPSENSKAVKVKDEEKAEAEADEKSLSSILQARKKNPTNAGTLTTKSRPKDSKVKKEEPQIDDDDDDFVKPKVLKSSSGSRPNASKVKKEEDKDDDDDHKPISKKNSVAKELNNKKKKKEEEKKKGSGVTEQNGKKRERKVYELPGQKRDPPEERDPLRIFYESLYKQLPKSEMAQIWMMESGLLSKEEAKKVYEKKQKKNQQKLSSPIKAVASTKKTQSATVVKKKTPSSPVSSIKKKTTESELDKKQPKKRKIGDGSSEEDSDDDFIVNRSTKKHRAS; the protein is encoded by the exons ATGCCGTCTGAGAACTCAAAGGCCGTGAAGGTGAAAGATGAAGAGAAAGCTGAAGCAGAAGCAGATGAGAAGAGTTTGAGTTCCATTCTCCAAGCCCGCAAGAAGAATCCTACTAATGCTGGTACTTTAACCACCAAATCTCGTCCCAAAGATTCCAAGGTCAAGAAGGAGGAGCCCCAAATTGATGACGACGACGACGATTTTGTAAAACCCAAAGTGTTGAAGAGCTCCTCAGGGTCCCGCCCCAACGCATCTAAAGTCAAGAAGGAAGAAGAtaaggatgatgatgatgatcacAAACCCATATCCAAGAAGAACTCTGTGGCCAAG GAATTGAAcaataagaagaagaaaaaggaggaagagaaGAAGAAGGGATCTGGAGTGACGGAGCAAAATGGCAAAAAGAGGGAGAGGAAGGTTTATGAATTGCCTGGTCAGAAGCGAGACCCTCCTGAGGAG AGAGATCCACTTAGGATTTTTTATGAATCACTGTATAAGCAGCTTCCTAAAAGTGAAATGGCTCAAATCTG GATGATGGAATCCGGTTTGCTCTCTAAAGAAGAGGCAAAGAAAGTTTAtgagaagaaacagaagaagaatcAGCAGAAACTGAGTTCCCCAATCAAAGCAGTTGCCTCAACAAAGAAGACTCAATCTGCAACTGTTGTTAAGAAAAAGACACCATCATCCCCAGTATCTTCAATTAAAAAGAAGACAACAGAATCTGAGCTTGACAAAAAGCAGCCAAAAAAGCGCAAGATTGGAGATGGGAGCTCTGAAGAAGATTCTGATGATGATTTCATAGTTAATAGAAGCACAAAGAAACACAGAGCATCTTGA